The following are encoded together in the Bradyrhizobium sp. CCGUVB1N3 genome:
- the pheS gene encoding phenylalanine--tRNA ligase subunit alpha, which yields MTDLTSTDLANLEAQIIADVATANDEAALEAVRVAALGKKGSISALLATLGKMSPDERKTQGAAINQAKDKVGQALAARRDVLKSAALDARLAAETIDVTLPLREPATEAGRIHPLSQVWDELTTIFADMGFSVAEGPDVETDDYNFTKLNFPVGHPAREMHDTFFFHPKEDGSRMLLRTHTSPVQVRTMLSQKPPIRVICPGRTYRIDSDATHTPQFHQVEGLVIDKSSHLGHLKWILHEFCKAFFEVDHINMRFRPSFFPFTEPSLEVDIQCRRDKGEIRFGEGEDWLEILGCGMVHPNVLRACGIDPDEYQGFAWGMGIDRIAMLKYGIADLRQLFDSDVRWLSHYGFKPLEVPTLAGGLSS from the coding sequence ATGACCGATCTTACCAGCACCGATCTTGCCAACCTCGAAGCCCAGATCATCGCCGATGTCGCGACCGCCAACGACGAGGCCGCGCTCGAAGCCGTTCGCGTCGCCGCGCTCGGCAAGAAGGGCTCGATCTCCGCGCTGCTCGCCACGCTCGGAAAAATGTCGCCCGACGAGCGCAAGACCCAAGGCGCGGCGATCAACCAGGCTAAGGACAAGGTCGGCCAGGCGCTCGCCGCGCGGCGCGACGTCCTGAAGTCGGCAGCGCTCGATGCGCGGCTCGCCGCCGAGACCATCGACGTCACCCTGCCCCTGCGCGAGCCTGCGACTGAGGCCGGCCGCATCCATCCGCTGAGCCAGGTCTGGGACGAGTTGACCACGATCTTCGCCGACATGGGCTTCTCGGTCGCCGAAGGTCCCGATGTCGAGACCGACGACTATAACTTCACCAAGCTGAACTTCCCGGTCGGCCATCCCGCGCGCGAGATGCACGACACCTTCTTCTTCCATCCGAAGGAGGACGGCTCGCGCATGCTGCTTCGCACCCACACCTCCCCGGTGCAGGTGCGCACCATGCTGAGCCAGAAGCCGCCGATCCGCGTGATCTGCCCGGGCCGCACCTACCGCATCGATTCGGATGCGACCCACACGCCGCAGTTCCACCAGGTCGAGGGGCTCGTCATCGACAAGAGCTCGCATCTCGGCCACCTCAAATGGATCCTGCACGAGTTCTGCAAGGCCTTCTTCGAGGTCGACCACATCAACATGCGCTTCCGCCCCTCGTTCTTCCCGTTCACGGAGCCGTCGCTGGAAGTCGATATCCAGTGCCGCCGCGACAAGGGCGAGATCCGCTTCGGCGAGGGCGAGGATTGGCTGGAGATTCTCGGCTGCGGCATGGTGCATCCGAACGTGCTGCGCGCCTGCGGCATCGATCCCGACGAGTACCAGGGCTTTGCCTGGGGCATGGGCATCGACCGCATCGCCATGCTGAAATACGGCATCGCCGACCTGCGCCAGCTGTTCGACAGCGACGTCCGCTGGCTGTCCCACTACGGCTTCAAGCCGCTGGAAGTGCCAACGCTCGCGGGAGGGCTGAGCTCGTGA
- a CDS encoding endonuclease domain-containing protein produces MPHAVVSDRQRSRAKQLRRAMTRAETLLWRYLKANRMDGVGFRRQTPIGNYIADFVCFSSKLVIELDGESHDFEERQRADQRRDAFFAAESFQVLRFTNEQVMSNLEGVVEAIRKATSAGASGSPPSLTLPHKGGGNSDTDQDNTVTNQETRGTQP; encoded by the coding sequence ATGCCGCACGCAGTTGTGAGCGATCGTCAGCGCAGCCGAGCGAAGCAGCTTCGCCGAGCGATGACGCGCGCCGAAACACTGCTGTGGCGCTACCTCAAGGCCAACCGGATGGATGGCGTCGGTTTTCGTCGCCAAACTCCAATCGGGAACTACATCGCCGACTTCGTTTGTTTCTCTTCAAAGCTCGTCATCGAGCTCGATGGAGAATCCCACGATTTCGAAGAGCGTCAGAGAGCAGATCAGCGTCGCGATGCATTCTTCGCCGCCGAAAGCTTTCAAGTTCTGCGATTCACGAATGAACAGGTGATGTCGAACCTTGAAGGAGTTGTTGAGGCGATCCGCAAGGCAACTTCGGCCGGAGCAAGCGGCTCACCCCCCTCCCTAACCCTCCCCCACAAGGGGGGAGGGAACTCTGACACCGACCAAGACAACACAGTAACCAATCAAGAGACCCGAGGCACACAGCCATGA